Proteins co-encoded in one Setaria viridis chromosome 9, Setaria_viridis_v4.0, whole genome shotgun sequence genomic window:
- the LOC117840735 gene encoding threonine dehydratase 1 biosynthetic, chloroplastic, producing the protein MAAAATAAAASASFPAAAALRRDGRRPSRVSAAATTPAEAAALAAVPAPMVRVVPESLQRESGCLVAGFRERGAGAADGDGFGDAAPGGGGGPGAMEYLTSVLSSKVYDVAIESPLQLATKLSDRLGVNLWIKREDLQPVFSFKLRGAYNMMAKLSPEQLERGVICSSAGNHAQGVALSAQRLGCDAVIVMPVTTPEIKWKSVERLGATVVLEGDSYDEAQSYAKLRCEQEGRTFIPPFDHPDVITGQGTVGMEIVRQLQGPLHAIFVPVGGGGLIAGIAAYVKRVRPEVKIIGVEPSDANAMALSLCHGKRVMLEHVGGFADGVAVKTVGEETFRLCRELVDGIVMVSRDAICASIKDMFEEKRSILEPAGALALAGAEAYCKYYNLKGETVVAITSGANMNFDRLRLVTELADVGRKREAVLATFLPEEQGSFKRFTELVGRMNITEFKYRYDSNAKDALVLYSVGIYTDNELGAMVDRMESAKLRTVNLTDNDLAKDHLRYFIGGRSEIKDELVYRFIFPERPGALMKFLDAFSPCWNISLFHYRAQGEAGANVLVGIQVPPKDFDEFKSRAESLGYEYMSEHNNEIYRLLLRDPKI; encoded by the exons atggcggccgccgccaccgccgcagccgcctcggcctccttccccgcggccgccgccctccgccgcgacGGCCGCCGGCCCTCCCGCGTGAGCGCCGCGGCGACGACgcccgcggaggcggcggcgctcgctgCCGTCCCGGCGCCGATGGTGCGGGTGGTGCCGGAGTCGCTGCAGCGGGAGAGCGGGTGCCTCGTGGCGGGATTCCGGGAGcgaggcgcgggcgcggcggatgGGGATGGGTTCGGGGACGCGGCGcctgggggaggaggagggcccgGCGCGATGGAGTACCTCACCAGCGTGCTGTCGTCCAAGGTGTACGACGTGGCAATCGAGTCGCCGCTGCAGCTCGCCACCAAGCTCTCCGACCGCCTCGGGGTCAACCTCTGGATCAAGCGCGAGGACCTGCAGCCG GTATTCTCATTCAAGCTGCGTGGGGCATATAATATGATGGCAAAGCTCTCCCCTGAGCAGTTGGAGAGGGGCGTCATCTGCTCATCTGCTGGAAACCATGCCCAGGGAGTTGCTCTTTCCGCTCAGAGACTGGGATGTGATGCCGTCATCGTCATGCCGGTGACAACACCAGAAATCAAG TGGAAATCAGTGGAGAGGTTGGGTGCAACGGTAGTCCTCGAGGGGGACTCATACGATGAAGCTCAGTCATATGCAAAATTACGATGTGAGCAGGAAGGTCGCACATTCATACCTCCATTTGACCATCCTGATGTTATCACTGGACAAGGAACTGTCGGCATGGAAATTGTTCGGCAACTGCAAGGTCCACTGCATGCAATATTTGTACCTGTGGGAGGTGGTGGATTAATCGCTGGAATTGCTGCTTATGTGAAACGGGTTCGCCCAGAG GTGAAAATAATCGGAGTAGAACCCTCAGATGCAAATGCAATGGCATTGTCATTGTGTCATGGCAAGAGGGTCATGTTAGAGCATGTTGGTGGTTTTGCAGATGGTGTAGCTGTCAAAACTGTAGGGGAGGAAACATTTCGCCTGTGCAGAGAACTAGTAGATGGCATCGTTATGGTCAGTCGAGATGCTATTTGTGCTTCTATAAAG GATATGTTTGAGGAGAAAAGAAGTATCCTTGAACCTGCTGGTGCCCTTGCATTGGCAGGGGCTGAAGCCTACTGCAAATACTATAACTTGAAAGGAGAAACTGTTGTTGCAATAACTAGTGGAGCAAATATGAACTTTGACCGACTTAGACTAGTAACTGAACTTGCTGATGTTGGTCGAAAACGGGAAGCAGTGCTAGCTACATTTCTGCCAGAGGAGCAGGGAAGCTTCAAAAGATTCACGGAATTG GTTGGCCGGATGAATATTACTGAATTTAAATACAGATACGATTCTAACGCTAAAGATGCCCTTGTTCTTTACAG CGTTGGCATTTACACTGACAATGAGCTTGGAGCAATGGTGGATCGCATGGAATCTGCAAAACTGAGGACTGTTAACCTTACTGACAATGATTTGGCGAAGGACCATCTTAGATACTTT ATTGGAGGCAGATCAGAAATAAAAGATGAACTTGTTTACCGGTTCATTTTTCCAGAAAGGCCTGGGGCCCTCATGAAATTTTTGGATGCATTCAGTCCTTGTTGGAATATCAGCCTTTTCCATTATCGTGCACAG GGTGAAGCTGGAGCAAATGTATTAGTTGGCATACAAGTGCCACCAAAAGACTTCGATGAATTCAAGAGTCGTGCTGAGAGTCTTGGGTACGAGTACATGTCAGAGCACAACAATGAGATATACCGACTGCTGTTGCGTGATCCAAAGATTTAA
- the LOC117839480 gene encoding pentatricopeptide repeat-containing protein At4g01570, whose protein sequence is MAPGLAAPIRRGLSAASPTPLSSLTDALLATRLASHLLTTPHLPAALLPAAPLPLPVHLHILRHPALPPASKLSFFLAATPPASPLLASTFPALLRALSAGSPPLLDALLQFALSSPSPATLLPALLASLLSASRLDAALALLDAAPPDLLPRLAAAALPSLIASPDFIGAVPAILRLLPIASQPPPVRATNRLLLALSKENLSDDFRHVFDEMSRRGLPSNVRFYNICIYAFGKWRQMDMSLRLFVAMKAATPPVAPDICTYNSIIRALVIGGRVTDALVTFDEMKSSGIEPDVFTYRAVVNGCCKSFRMDDALRVFHEMRGSSAVSDVVVYNSLLDGLFKAKKLDEACGFFETMVADGIQCSASTHNTVIDGLFKNGRAEAACRLFYELRRKGQLLDGIAYSIMVREFCKEGVGDQVAEALDLVKEMEQRGFVVDLVTITSLLIGFNKSKRWDLEEQIVKFIRDGSVLPDAIRWKSNMMVALRGPQDRGKDGTPMFSFDGNMDDVMSLVNPAGHTDTDEGPTNNDPKDDWSLSPHLDHIAKRADSLNNSVIFTMHRGQRVQGMGGKTFDADMINTYLSIFLAKGKLSVACKLFEIFTNLGNKGTSYTYNSLMTSFVKKGYLKQVWAILHERGGQLCPNDVATYNLIIQGLGQMGKAEFASTIIDRLSKKGVYMDIVMYNTLIHQFGKVGKVEEASCLFEQIVRSGMKPDVVTFNTLININAKAGRLKEADKYLRRMITEGIAPNHATETILVFLHKEIEKKKAEGQMN, encoded by the coding sequence ATGGCGCCCGGGCTGGCCGCACCCATCCGCCGCGGGCTCTCGGCCGCGTCCCCCACGCCGCTCTCCAGCCTCACCGACGCGCTCCTCGCCACCCGCCTCGccagccacctcctcaccacgccgCACCTGCCCGCCGCGCTGCTGCccgcggcgccgctgccgctccccgTCCACCTCCACATCCTCCGCCACCCGGCGCTCCCGCCGGCCTCCAAgctctccttcttcctcgccgccacgccgccggcctctcCGCTCCTCGCCTCCACCTTCCCCGCCCTCCTCCGCGCGCTCTCCGCGGGCTCCCCGCCGCTCCTCGACGCGCTCCTCCAGTTCGCGCTCTCCTCCCCGTCAcccgccaccctcctcccgGCACTCCTCGCGTCGCTCCTCTCGGCCTCGCGCCTCGACGCCGCGCTCGCCCTCTtggacgccgcgccgcccgacctcctcccccgcctcgccgccgccgctctcccttCCCTCATTGCCTCCCCGGACTTCATCGGTGCCGTTCCCGCCATCCTCAGGCTGCTTCCAATCGCCTCCCAGCCACCGCCCGTCCGGGCCACGAACCGCCTCCTTCTCGCCTTGTCGAAGGAGAACCTCAGCGATGACTTCCGCCATGTGTTCGACGAAATGTCGAGGAGGGGCCTCCCTTCGAATGTAAGGTTCTACAATATTTGCATCTACGCGTTTGGCAAGTGGAGGCAGATGGATATGTCGCTGAGGCTATTCGTGGCAATGAAGGCTGCCACTCCACCTGTTGCGCCAGACATATGCACGTATAATTCGATCATCCGAGCGCTTGTGATTGGTGGGCGGGTTACTGATGCTTTGGTGACCTTTGATGAAATGAAGTCTTCTGGAATCGAGCCAGATGTGTTCACTTACCGAGCAGTGGTGAACGGATGCTGCAAGAGTTTTCGGATGGATGACGCATTGCGTGTGTTTCATGAGATGCGGGGCAGCAGTGCGGTGAGTGATGTTGTGGTGTACAATTCGCTCCTCGATGGGCTGTTTAAAGCGAAGAAGCTTGATGAGGCATGTGGTTTTTTTGAGACAATGGTAGCGGATGGAATCCAATGCTCAGCGAGCACGCACAACACTGTGATCGATGGGCTGTTCAAGAATGGGAGGGCAGAAGCAGCATGTCGGCTGTTTTATGAGCTAAGAAGGAAAGGGCAACTGTTAGATGGAATTGCTTATAGTATCATGGTGAGGGAGTTCTGCAAGGAGGGGGTGGGGGACCAAGTTGCAGAGGCCCTAGACTTGgtgaaggagatggagcagcgGGGCTTCGTTGTTGATTTGGTTACCATAACATCATTGCTAATAGGTTTCAACAAGAGTAAACGTTGGGACCTGGAAGAACAAATAGTAAAGTTTATAAGGGACGGCTCTGTATTGCCGGATGCCATTCGGTGGAAATCAAACATGATGGTCGCCCTGAGAGGCCCTCAGGACAGAGGGAAAGATGGGACACCAATGTTTTCCTTTGATGGTAATATGGATGATGTGATGAGTTTGGTTAACCCTGCGGGACACACTGATACTGATGAAGGACCCACAAATAATGATCCCAAGGATGATTGGTCATTGTCACCACACTTGGATCATATTGCTAAACGTGCTGACAGTTTGAACAACTCTGTTATATTTACAATGCACAGAGGGCAGAGGGTGCAAGGTATGGGGGGCAAAACTTTCGATGCTGACATGATCAATACATACTTGTCAATTTTTTTAGCCAAAGGGAAGTTGAGTGTAGCCTGCAAGTTATTTGAGATCTTTACAAATCTAGGAAACAAAGGGACAAGCTATACATACAATTCACTGATGACCTCATTTGTCAAGAAGGGTTATCTGAAACAGGTGTGGGCAATTCTTCACGAGAGGGGCGGACAGCTCTGCCCTAATGATGTAGCAACATATAATCTAATCATTCAGGGTCTTGGCCAGATGGGAAAAGCAGAGTTTGCTAGCACAATTATTGACCGGTTGTCAAAGAAAGGTGTTTACATGGACATTGTCATGTATAACACACTGATCCATCAGTTTGGGAAGGTTGGGAAGGTTGAAGAAGCAAGCTGCTTGTTTGAGCAGATAGTCAGAAGCGGGATGAAGCCAGATGTTGTCACTTTTAATACCTTGATCAATATTAATGCAAAAGCTGGTAGATTAAAGGAAGCTGACAAGTATTTGAGGAGGATGATTACAGAAGGCATTGCGCCAAACCATGCCACAGAAACAATATTGGTTTTCCTTCATAAGGagattgaaaagaaaaaggcagaAGGCCAAATGAACTAG